In Diorhabda sublineata isolate icDioSubl1.1 chromosome 2, icDioSubl1.1, whole genome shotgun sequence, the sequence TGTGCGAGCTAGTAATGTCTGGAGAAGCTAAAGACATAAAAGATCATATAAAAAGTACAGAACCTTACCCAGATCCGGAATCAAGTGATGACGAAGAAGATGAGTTCGAATCATTTGATTTCCAACTGGATATGGATTTTAATATTAGGGAACGATCAAATACTGCCActcaaatagaaaaattagaattaattcGCAAGAAAGCAGCGAAAATGAGGCATATTAAATGGGAAACTAATAAAGGACTGAATAAGGACATGGATATAGATGAATTGTTTGCAAAGAAAGATATTAACGTGGCGTGTAAATCTGAGAAACCTGTTTCCAAATTATCAGCTTTAATACAAAAGCATGCAGATGTACCAAAAAATCCATTCATAGAATATGCGAAATTTGATGGTACGGGACAAGTTAATATACCCactaaaaagtataaaatatttttaaccatGTTACCACCACAACAGAGAAATTATCCAATGCCGGTTTGTTGTGTTGCTAATGCGAAAGTACAAGATTTGATTGGATTGATACTTCTCAAATTTAGGTGAGTACTATTCCCATTTACATTTCTTCattgttataataatatatgaaaacctcaaaaatataACATACATAACATTACAATCAATCTTACTTCTTCACATGGCAATGTGACAGCAGAGAGAGGATTTTCTGTCAATAAAGagattttggtaaaaaatttaaaagaagaatcACTCATAGGCCAAAGATTAATGTACTATTCTCAACAAAAAATTGGTAGActaaaaaatgtagatatttcaaaatgtatgaTACTGTCTACTCAAGGTATGGCGCAGcacaaaaagacaaaaaatcacaagatttGCTGAAAACTGAACAAAGAGAACTAGAAagactggaaacaaaaaataaaaaattcttgaaggCTGTTGAAAAAAAGCAATGGAGCAAGAATTagttaaattggaaaaatatttttgtattttctaaaataaatattcatcatcTTAAATGTGTAGTAAATTCAGAAAATTTCAACTaggaaaatttgataattaatcTCTATTAAACGCCATCTCTAAGTtaggccaagtacttctgggaccatcctcttATTTAGATTTGCATTTATATTTTGAGACTATAAAGGTATtagtttttaattgaaatttcagttATAATTATGGTACATCAAATCTTAAAAATGTAAATCATTATGGACTTTATATAACAGAAGAGGATGGAGAGGTCGATAGTGATTTTCCATGTTTGGATTCCAAGGaaccaatttcaaaatttggctTTGGTTGTCTTGGTTTAGTTGAACATAAAGAAAGTATTAAAACAGTATCATTTCCAGATGATACATTATTTACCATCGAAGGAGTTGGAACAAGGCTTACAACAATATCAGACAAAAAAGCTGATGAGAATAAACAGATGGAAAATGTTATACAGGCAGTAAGTTTATTGGGTTTGGAAATCATTTTACTTAccttgtttatatttttttttcaagttttaattactctatatatttttgtttcaggtagaagatcataataaattaatggAGGCTCCGCTGTACCGTTCTTTTAGAGTTTATATGTTGAGTAAAGTAAAACCaaaaatagaggtaaatataGGAGTGAGTGGGGAGAGAATAGAAATCGATCCAGTACCTCAAAAGGGTTCTAAGTTATTACCTTTTAAAGCAAAAGCCATCAGCCATCCAATTGATAGTATCGCTTGTTGTGAAATCATAGATGATAAAAATGGAAGAGTTACTTTTAGGATAACATATAAAACAAATACAGGTAGTAGCTTTAGTGGAGCAGCAGACACATCAGTTTCTGGAGGTAATGACGAATACAAAGATTTTGACTGTGTTTgactattaaattaaaatagtaAATGTAACAGGTGAAAAATGGGAAGTTGCTGAAAGTAATCACTTATAATTTTGAGATGGGAGTagggaaaaaaaataataaaaacatacattgaGTCACTGAAGtagtcatttttatttgaaataggctTCAGCTTAACTCTccagattttaatttttttagaaatgttctCCTTGTTACAAAGTGTTTTTTAACCCCACTGtgacaaaacatttttttatcaatcaaaatattatagtgtGTAAATTATACAGTCCATTCGGACTCGACAATTGCGTTGTAGATTTCTATATGTACAAAAGGTcagcaaacaattttttacgaGTTATAATAAGACTTTATTTTCTATGCAAATTTACGAAACTGTTGCGATTTTTACAAGACAAAAGTGGACTTTACATTATTGACAATAAATATGACTACACTGTTTGCAAAGTGCCATTTTGTATCTAGCGGGTTCCTTGTTATTGTCATAGAGAGCATATGGTCAACATTATCAAACTGTACATCGGCAATGTGTCTTTTCTCACCTCTTCTGACAGTTTTTGATGATGTTGGTGAATAATCACAAGCTGAGCTTTTCTTGCATTCTCAATAGGCCTACCTGCCATTATAAGACCATTAGTTACatcaaagtgaaattatttttgggaCAGTCTCTTATATTCTCCCTTATATTCCAGCCATGAATTAGCTGGAACAAACATTGCATTATTAATTACCAATCACAAAATCCAATTTCGTGATTTTATGATAATTCTATAGGTGTTAATCATTTGATCTAATAAGTCAACATCTCCCATTGAGTGATTAGATTTTGGAATTACTTCAGACCTCagtatattcaaatatttattagatttcttCTCTCATCTTCTAGCAATATCTTACTGTCCTTTTCCAATGAAGTTGGAAGTCATGCAAACAGTTTAATTGTGTAACCATTTTACCAGTGAAATATTATCTGCACTCCTATTTCCGTCTGAAAAACTCCTTTTTGTCATACAGCA encodes:
- the LOC130453289 gene encoding stress-activated map kinase-interacting protein 1 isoform X2, whose product is MALYDNKYWLLSHIRNSFMSTDDTGMCELVMSGEAKDIKDHIKSTEPYPDPESSDDEEDEFESFDFQLDMDFNIRERSNTATQIEKLELIRKKAAKMRHIKWETNKGLNKDMDIDELFAKKDINVACKSEKPVSKLSALIQKHADVPKNPFIEYAKFDGTGQVNIPTKKYKIFLTMLPPQQRNYPMPVCCVANAKVQDLIGLILLKFSYNYGTSNLKNVNHYGLYITEEDGEVDSDFPCLDSKEPISKFGFGCLGLVEHKESIKTVSFPDDTLFTIEGVGTRLTTISDKKADENKQMENVIQAVEDHNKLMEAPLYRSFRVYMLSKVKPKIEVNIGVSGERIEIDPVPQKGSKLLPFKAKAISHPIDSIACCEIIDDKNGRVTFRITYKTNTGSSFSGAADTSVSGGLHFFLMPS
- the LOC130453289 gene encoding stress-activated map kinase-interacting protein 1 isoform X1, producing the protein MALYDNKYWLLSHIRNSFMSTDDTGMCELVMSGEAKDIKDHIKSTEPYPDPESSDDEEDEFESFDFQLDMDFNIRERSNTATQIEKLELIRKKAAKMRHIKWETNKGLNKDMDIDELFAKKDINVACKSEKPVSKLSALIQKHADVPKNPFIEYAKFDGTGQVNIPTKKYKIFLTMLPPQQRNYPMPVCCVANAKVQDLIGLILLKFSYNYGTSNLKNVNHYGLYITEEDGEVDSDFPCLDSKEPISKFGFGCLGLVEHKESIKTVSFPDDTLFTIEGVGTRLTTISDKKADENKQMENVIQAVEDHNKLMEAPLYRSFRVYMLSKVKPKIEVNIGVSGERIEIDPVPQKGSKLLPFKAKAISHPIDSIACCEIIDDKNGRVTFRITYKTNTGSSFSGAADTSVSGVSSYSLSSNMTYKNYDFEGNTSTAMDLVQKINLILELKSSYIREEYLANKGKKLQKKKSFHIVK